Proteins encoded together in one Microcaecilia unicolor chromosome 3, aMicUni1.1, whole genome shotgun sequence window:
- the RND1 gene encoding LOW QUALITY PROTEIN: rho-related GTP-binding protein Rho6 (The sequence of the model RefSeq protein was modified relative to this genomic sequence to represent the inferred CDS: inserted 1 base in 1 codon): MKERKPPQPAVARCKLVLVGDVHCGKTAMLQVLAKDCYPETYVPTVFENYTACLETEEQRVELSLWDTSGSPYYDNVRPLCYSDSDAVLVCFDISRPETMDSALKKWKTEVLDYCPSTRMLLIGCKTDLRTDLSTLMELSNQKQAPISHEQGCAAARQLGAETYLECSAFTSEKSVHSIFRTASTVCLNRXHPTPRKSPVRSLSKRLLQLPSKSELISSTFKKEKARGCSVM; the protein is encoded by the exons ATGAAGGAACGAAAGCCTCCGCAGCCGGCTGTGGCCCGCTGTAAGCTGGTGCTGGTTGGGGACGTGCACTGCGGCAAAACGGCCATGTTACAGGTGCTGGCTAAGGACTGCTACCCGGAG ACCTATGTGCCCACAGTGTTTGAGAATTACACGGCCTGTCTGGAGACAGAAGAGCAGCGTGTGGAGCTGAGCCTGTGGGACACCTCTG GGTCTCCCTACTATGACAATGTCCGACCCCTTTGCTACAGTGACTCGGATGCTGTACTGGTTTGCTTCGATATCAGCAGACCAGAGACTATGGACAGTGCACTGAAGAAG TGGAAGACAGAAGTTCTAGACTATTGTCCTAGTACACGGATGTTGCTGATTGGTTGCAAGACTGACTTGCGGACTGACCTCAGCACACTCATGGAACTGTCCAATCAGAAACAAGCTCCCATCTCCCATGAACAG GGCTGTGCTGCTGCGCGACAGCTGGGAGCAGAGACGTATCTAGAATGCTCAGCCTTCACCTCTGAGAAGAGCGTCCACAGCATCTTTCGTACAGCATCAACAGTGTGTCTGAACC GCCACCCCACCCCCAGGAAGAGCCCTGTCCGCAGTCTATCCAAGAGACTTCTGCAGTTGCCCAGCAAGTCTGAGCTCATCTCCTCCACCTTCAAAAAGGAGAAAGCCAGAGGCTGTTCTGTAATGTGA